In Limibacter armeniacum, a single window of DNA contains:
- a CDS encoding hydrogen peroxide-inducible genes activator yields the protein MTLTQLEYIVAVDQYGSFSQAAEACFVTQPTLSMQIKKLEDYLGVMIFDRSKQPVIPTEVGRPLIEQARVVLTESRKLDEIIKTHQNTISGELKVGIIPTLAPYLLPRFAGELVRSYPQVSLIIREWQTDEIVKALRKDLIDVAIIVTPLNEDGLEELPLFYEEILVYTNPTYKFEKQLEVKIQDIQSPDIWLLSDGHCFRDQVINLCSYNNKVEHNLPITYNSGSLETLRKLVDREGGFTLLPELAVAEFDEDALERVRTFSDQKPVREISLVYARNFAKASLVKALGEVIRNNVPQDMLQRERGNVVGWK from the coding sequence ATGACGTTAACACAACTGGAATATATTGTGGCTGTTGATCAATATGGAAGCTTTTCGCAGGCAGCGGAAGCTTGTTTCGTGACACAGCCAACTTTGAGTATGCAGATCAAGAAGCTGGAGGACTATCTTGGTGTAATGATTTTTGACAGGAGTAAGCAACCTGTTATTCCGACTGAAGTAGGTAGGCCTCTGATTGAGCAGGCTCGTGTGGTTTTGACGGAATCCCGTAAGCTGGATGAGATCATCAAAACCCATCAGAATACAATAAGTGGAGAACTGAAGGTTGGAATTATCCCTACATTGGCTCCTTATTTACTGCCTCGCTTTGCTGGAGAGTTGGTTAGAAGTTATCCGCAAGTTTCACTGATAATCCGTGAATGGCAAACGGATGAGATCGTAAAGGCTCTTCGTAAAGACCTTATTGACGTTGCGATTATTGTCACGCCGCTTAATGAGGATGGCTTAGAGGAGTTACCGCTCTTCTATGAAGAGATCTTGGTGTATACCAACCCGACTTACAAGTTTGAAAAGCAGTTGGAGGTGAAGATTCAGGATATTCAGTCTCCTGATATTTGGCTGTTGAGTGATGGACACTGTTTCAGGGATCAGGTGATTAACCTGTGTTCTTATAATAATAAGGTAGAGCATAACTTGCCTATCACATATAACAGTGGATCATTAGAGACCTTGCGTAAGTTAGTGGATAGAGAAGGAGGGTTTACGTTATTGCCCGAATTGGCAGTCGCTGAATTTGATGAGGATGCCTTGGAGCGTGTGAGAACCTTCAGTGACCAGAAACCTGTAAGGGAAATTAGCCTTGTATATGCCCGCAACTTCGCAAAAGCTTCATTGGTGAAGGCACTGGGAGAGGTGATCCGTAATAATGTACCACAGGATATGCTGCAACGAGAAAGAGGTAATGTTGTGGGGTGGAAATAA
- a CDS encoding 1-acyl-sn-glycerol-3-phosphate acyltransferase: protein MVRLIFRLLFWLKGWKIKVHPEVDLNQARKSVILAAPHTSNWDIVFAVEACRQMGIKLRFAIKREWMRFPLNIAIRPMGGIGIDRRPKDNRKKKLSMVEAMVNLFEGRDELAVMVPPEGTRSRTEKWRTGFYYTALEAKVPIVLSYLDYKNKEAGIGRILHPSGDLEKDMNEIMTFYKDIPPKFPEMFALDPRYV from the coding sequence ATGGTAAGATTGATATTTAGATTATTGTTTTGGTTAAAAGGGTGGAAAATCAAAGTTCATCCAGAAGTAGATTTAAATCAAGCAAGGAAATCGGTTATTTTAGCAGCTCCACATACTTCCAATTGGGATATTGTATTTGCAGTGGAAGCATGTAGGCAAATGGGAATAAAGCTTCGTTTCGCAATCAAAAGAGAGTGGATGCGTTTCCCTTTGAATATTGCAATCCGTCCGATGGGAGGGATTGGAATTGACCGTCGCCCAAAAGATAACCGCAAGAAAAAACTGAGTATGGTGGAAGCCATGGTAAACCTGTTTGAGGGCAGGGATGAATTGGCTGTAATGGTTCCACCTGAAGGGACACGCTCAAGAACCGAAAAATGGCGTACCGGCTTTTATTATACAGCGCTTGAAGCAAAAGTGCCAATTGTATTGTCCTACCTTGATTATAAGAACAAGGAAGCAGGCATTGGCAGAATTTTGCACCCGTCAGGAGATTTAGAAAAAGACATGAATGAGATTATGACATTCTATAAAGATATCCCTCCGAAGTTTCCAGAAATGTTCGCTTTGGATCCACGGTATGTGTAA
- a CDS encoding winged helix DNA-binding protein, whose amino-acid sequence MNELNEVIILLEKWKAFKEQGGKGLNGFGNWLTKDEPQEQTVPATPPIDSNLLNIRLSILFIYLERYKNTLMKKVLDHLPLRTVEEFLLLSFVEREGNPIKSDFLKSDFMRAAMIEKTTIFEMIKRLQKDGLLLETADTKDKRSKRLSLTEQGKVVMRDSRIAFSPVNTLLYANLTTQDKLFLMKKFQYLCDFHEHLHRQEQLDDLAAVVEKYIELET is encoded by the coding sequence GTGAACGAACTGAACGAGGTAATCATTCTGCTAGAAAAATGGAAAGCGTTCAAAGAGCAAGGAGGAAAAGGGCTTAATGGCTTTGGAAATTGGCTCACCAAAGATGAACCACAGGAACAGACTGTCCCAGCAACTCCACCAATAGACAGTAACCTCCTGAATATTCGACTCAGCATCCTGTTTATATATTTGGAGCGATATAAAAACACCTTGATGAAAAAGGTACTTGACCACTTACCCCTCAGAACTGTGGAAGAATTTCTGCTGCTGAGCTTTGTAGAAAGAGAAGGGAACCCGATCAAGTCAGATTTCCTGAAATCGGATTTTATGCGAGCTGCTATGATTGAGAAGACTACCATTTTTGAGATGATCAAAAGACTTCAAAAAGATGGTTTGTTACTTGAAACTGCGGACACAAAAGATAAGCGTTCCAAAAGGTTATCCTTAACCGAACAAGGGAAGGTTGTCATGCGAGATTCCAGAATTGCTTTCTCTCCAGTGAACACGCTCCTTTATGCGAACCTGACAACACAGGACAAACTATTCCTGATGAAAAAATTTCAGTACTTATGCGACTTTCATGAGCATTTGCACCGACAAGAACAGTTGGATGACTTGGCAGCCGTTGTGGAGAAATACATTGAACTTGAGACATAA
- a CDS encoding TonB-dependent receptor translates to MKQIIVIFLLLICLQPLLAQTGIIKGRVYDKTSNESVPLANVLIQGTSSGVTSDLDGNYKLEGLKPGLYNVIVSYVGYEPLTLFEIEVTNARQAIADFGLVPTASELEEVEVVAEGFYKSEESPVSVRTIGLAEVKRNPGGNRDISKVIRSLPGVASTASFRNDILIRGGAPNENRFYLDGIEVPNINHFATQGASGGPVGMINVDFIRDVEFYSGAFPAARGNALSSVMEFKQKDGRNDKLTANLILGASDVGATLEGPLTPKSSFIFSARRSYLQFLFKALGLPFLPTYNDFQLKYKYKFDQKNQLSIIGLGAIDDFAINDDPGSPDDEDYERNLYILDNIPIQKQWNYTFGAKYEHFRDNSTITLVASRNMLNNDQFKYPGNDESMPKLFDYESQEIENKFRAEVLTYLPADMVLTYGAGYEFAKYNNRSQEPRFVPGTGITDFNVSSLLEMHKWGVFANISKKFFDQRLTLSAGFRTDANDYSESMNNLAEQFSPRFSASYDLTKRFSLNFNTGIYYQLPTYTTLGYRPEGSEDFPNKQNELTYIRNRHIVGGVAYTVNERNFKISLEGFHKKYSNYPFSVTNQIALANLGADFGVIGNEEVTSTAEGRAYGLEFLAQQKFYRGFYGILAYTFVKSEFTDNTGEFVPSSWDSRHLVSLTMGKKLGRNWEIGGRWLFSGGTPYTPYDVEASMQKEQWDQRNQGVLDYTQLNTERTANFHQLDVRVDKNFYFSKWSLNLYFDIQNLYSYEVEQQPILSVERDANGTPIVANPDAPVSEQQYIPKFIENTSGQLLPTLGVIVEL, encoded by the coding sequence ATGAAGCAGATCATTGTTATTTTTTTGCTTTTAATATGTCTTCAGCCGCTATTAGCGCAGACAGGTATTATTAAAGGACGTGTCTATGATAAAACTAGTAATGAGTCAGTTCCGCTAGCCAACGTACTGATTCAAGGGACTTCTTCAGGTGTTACATCAGATTTGGATGGTAATTATAAGCTGGAAGGATTAAAGCCTGGGCTTTATAATGTCATTGTCAGTTATGTAGGTTATGAACCCCTGACACTATTTGAAATTGAGGTAACCAATGCCCGTCAAGCTATTGCTGATTTTGGGTTGGTGCCTACAGCCAGTGAACTGGAAGAGGTCGAAGTGGTAGCAGAAGGCTTTTATAAGTCAGAAGAAAGTCCTGTGTCGGTTAGAACGATCGGTTTGGCGGAGGTAAAGCGAAACCCTGGAGGAAATCGTGATATCTCTAAAGTGATTCGTTCATTGCCAGGTGTAGCATCTACTGCGTCTTTTAGAAATGACATCCTGATTCGTGGTGGTGCACCAAATGAGAACCGCTTTTACCTGGATGGGATAGAAGTGCCAAATATCAACCATTTTGCAACGCAAGGGGCTTCTGGAGGTCCTGTCGGAATGATCAATGTAGATTTTATCCGTGATGTGGAGTTTTACTCTGGTGCCTTTCCGGCAGCAAGAGGAAATGCGTTAAGTTCTGTGATGGAGTTTAAGCAAAAGGATGGACGTAATGATAAGTTGACTGCCAACCTGATTTTGGGAGCATCTGATGTAGGTGCGACATTGGAAGGGCCATTGACTCCAAAGTCTAGTTTTATCTTTTCAGCAAGAAGGTCTTACCTGCAATTTCTTTTTAAGGCTTTAGGACTGCCATTTCTGCCTACTTACAATGACTTTCAGTTAAAGTATAAATACAAGTTTGATCAAAAGAATCAGCTTTCAATTATTGGTCTGGGTGCGATTGATGATTTTGCAATCAATGACGATCCTGGAAGTCCAGATGATGAGGACTATGAGCGCAACTTGTATATTCTGGATAATATTCCGATACAGAAACAGTGGAACTATACTTTTGGGGCGAAGTATGAACACTTCCGAGATAATTCTACGATTACGTTAGTTGCAAGCCGAAATATGTTGAATAATGACCAGTTCAAATATCCGGGTAATGATGAGTCAATGCCGAAGTTGTTTGATTATGAGTCTCAAGAGATTGAAAACAAGTTCAGAGCTGAAGTGTTGACTTATCTTCCGGCTGATATGGTATTGACATATGGTGCAGGATATGAATTTGCCAAATACAATAACCGATCTCAAGAACCTCGTTTTGTACCGGGAACGGGCATTACGGATTTCAATGTTTCCAGTCTTTTGGAAATGCATAAATGGGGTGTATTTGCTAACATCAGTAAGAAGTTTTTTGATCAGCGCCTGACATTGTCAGCAGGTTTCCGTACAGATGCCAATGACTATTCTGAGTCTATGAATAACCTAGCTGAGCAGTTTTCGCCAAGGTTTTCGGCTTCCTATGACCTGACAAAACGCTTTAGCTTGAACTTTAATACAGGTATTTATTATCAATTGCCGACTTATACCACATTAGGATATCGTCCTGAGGGAAGTGAAGATTTTCCTAACAAGCAAAATGAGCTGACATATATCCGAAACCGTCATATTGTAGGTGGCGTAGCCTATACAGTCAATGAACGTAACTTCAAAATATCCTTGGAAGGGTTCCACAAGAAGTACAGTAATTATCCATTCTCTGTGACCAATCAAATTGCGTTGGCAAACCTTGGAGCTGACTTTGGAGTAATCGGTAATGAGGAAGTTACATCTACAGCAGAGGGTAGGGCTTACGGTTTGGAGTTTTTGGCACAGCAAAAGTTCTATAGAGGGTTTTATGGTATTTTGGCTTACACCTTTGTAAAGAGTGAATTTACGGACAACACAGGTGAGTTTGTGCCGTCTTCATGGGATAGCCGTCATTTGGTTAGCCTGACGATGGGTAAGAAGCTAGGTAGAAACTGGGAGATCGGTGGACGCTGGTTGTTCTCAGGGGGTACACCTTATACACCATATGATGTGGAGGCATCTATGCAAAAAGAACAATGGGATCAGCGAAACCAGGGAGTCTTGGATTATACTCAATTAAATACAGAGCGTACAGCTAACTTCCACCAGTTAGACGTTCGAGTAGATAAGAATTTCTACTTCAGTAAATGGTCCCTGAATTTGTATTTCGATATACAAAACCTGTATAGCTATGAGGTAGAGCAGCAACCAATTCTGAGTGTGGAACGTGATGCCAACGGTACACCAATTGTGGCAAATCCTGATGCTCCGGTAAGCGAGCAGCAGTACATTCCTAAGTTTATAGAAAACACCAGTGGACAATTATTGCCAACTTTAGGTGTGATTGTGGAGCTATAA
- a CDS encoding DUF3124 domain-containing protein, which yields MKYCAFFIIVTSLLIGCEQTTPVQKTEQNRTIVEKSFSKIARSLRESKGQLLYVPIYSELRSMEDQSSKLLNVQVSIRNTDMNHPISIAFADYYDNDGKLLRNYLEEPLKLGPLGSQTIVIRQSDTEGGIGANMLLEWHADTTVHEPLVEAIMIDNLGNKSFAFTSRAIVLKQD from the coding sequence ATGAAATACTGTGCATTTTTTATCATAGTTACCAGCCTTTTGATAGGCTGTGAGCAAACAACTCCTGTCCAGAAAACCGAGCAGAACAGAACCATTGTCGAAAAGTCATTTTCCAAGATTGCCCGCAGTCTTCGCGAATCAAAAGGACAACTGCTGTATGTACCTATATACTCTGAGTTAAGGTCGATGGAAGACCAGTCTTCCAAGCTATTGAATGTACAAGTCAGCATCCGTAATACGGATATGAACCACCCTATTTCAATTGCCTTTGCAGACTATTATGACAATGACGGCAAGCTTCTACGTAACTATTTAGAAGAACCTTTGAAATTGGGCCCTTTGGGGTCTCAAACAATCGTGATCAGGCAAAGCGATACAGAAGGAGGTATTGGGGCTAATATGCTGTTGGAGTGGCATGCTGACACAACTGTACATGAACCTCTTGTTGAAGCTATTATGATCGATAACCTAGGTAACAAAAGCTTTGCCTTTACCAGTAGAGCGATTGTATTGAAGCAGGATTGA
- a CDS encoding GNAT family N-acetyltransferase, protein MAIIRTANTEDLQQISKVVTAAFNQANEARLVEALYQSTAFVPALSLVAEEEKQAIGHILFTKINIENQRGDCHESLALAPVSVLPELQGKGIGGQLIKKGIEASRLEGFDSIVVLGHDTYYPRFGFEPASKWNIQAPFPVENKYFMAMELVPEALQNVQGTVIYPNEFSQV, encoded by the coding sequence ATGGCTATTATCAGAACTGCCAATACAGAGGACCTGCAACAAATCAGCAAAGTTGTAACTGCTGCTTTCAATCAAGCAAATGAAGCTAGACTAGTTGAAGCACTCTACCAGAGTACAGCTTTTGTCCCTGCCCTATCACTCGTAGCCGAAGAAGAAAAACAGGCTATAGGACACATCCTTTTCACCAAAATAAATATTGAAAACCAGCGGGGAGATTGCCATGAAAGTCTGGCATTGGCCCCTGTATCCGTTCTGCCTGAACTACAGGGAAAAGGAATTGGAGGTCAGCTTATCAAAAAAGGAATAGAAGCTAGTAGACTGGAAGGGTTTGATTCTATTGTTGTATTAGGACATGATACCTATTACCCACGTTTTGGCTTTGAGCCTGCCAGCAAGTGGAATATTCAGGCTCCATTTCCTGTAGAGAATAAGTATTTTATGGCAATGGAACTCGTTCCTGAAGCACTTCAAAACGTACAAGGAACTGTTATCTATCCAAATGAATTTTCACAAGTTTAG
- a CDS encoding VOC family protein, with protein sequence MKTNAVNWFEISVNDLERAVTFYSKLFPQNSFERYEMEETQMAMFDGNPDIHGAAGVLIKHEHLKPSMEGTTVYFHCDDVNNQLAILEELKAEILMPKTSIGEHGFIAQFVDCEGNRISLHSMK encoded by the coding sequence ATGAAAACTAATGCGGTAAACTGGTTTGAAATCTCTGTGAATGACCTCGAAAGAGCTGTAACGTTTTATAGCAAGCTCTTTCCTCAGAACAGCTTTGAACGCTATGAAATGGAGGAAACCCAAATGGCGATGTTTGATGGAAACCCAGACATTCATGGGGCAGCTGGAGTCTTGATTAAGCATGAACACCTCAAACCCTCAATGGAGGGAACTACAGTGTATTTTCACTGCGACGATGTAAACAATCAATTGGCTATTTTGGAGGAGTTAAAGGCAGAGATTTTGATGCCGAAGACTTCTATCGGCGAACATGGGTTTATTGCTCAGTTTGTAGACTGTGAGGGTAACAGAATATCCTTACATTCTATGAAGTAA
- a CDS encoding HAD family hydrolase produces the protein MTDIKLIAFDADDTLWENEPFFTHAQDRFTNLLANYIEVENMHDRLYATEKKNLSIFGYGAKSFTLSMIETAIELSEGKITGKEIQQIIDFGKDLIQHPLEVLEGVEETLAALKGKYELMVLTKGDLFDQEAKLARSGLAAFFDHVEIVSEKDEATYQQIFNRYKVKAEDVLMIGNSLKSDILPMVALGAKAIHIPFHTTWVHELVDEKTLEGKEYHTVENIRNIISLINQ, from the coding sequence ATGACTGACATTAAACTAATAGCATTTGATGCTGACGATACACTGTGGGAAAACGAACCGTTTTTCACCCATGCACAAGACAGGTTTACAAACTTGCTTGCCAACTACATTGAAGTAGAAAACATGCATGACCGCCTTTATGCTACTGAAAAGAAAAACCTGTCCATCTTTGGGTATGGAGCCAAGAGCTTTACGCTGTCGATGATTGAAACTGCCATTGAGCTTTCTGAAGGGAAAATCACTGGAAAGGAAATCCAACAGATTATTGATTTCGGCAAAGACCTGATCCAACATCCCTTGGAAGTGCTTGAAGGGGTGGAGGAAACACTTGCTGCACTGAAAGGAAAATATGAATTGATGGTACTGACCAAAGGTGACCTGTTTGACCAGGAAGCCAAGCTTGCCCGCTCAGGACTGGCTGCATTTTTTGACCATGTAGAGATTGTCAGCGAAAAGGATGAAGCTACTTACCAACAGATATTCAACCGTTACAAGGTCAAAGCAGAAGATGTCTTAATGATAGGAAATTCACTAAAGTCAGACATTCTGCCGATGGTTGCACTAGGAGCAAAAGCCATCCATATTCCATTCCATACTACATGGGTACATGAGTTGGTAGATGAAAAAACCTTGGAAGGAAAAGAATACCACACAGTAGAAAATATTAGAAATATCATCAGCCTAATTAATCAGTAA
- a CDS encoding chloramphenicol acetyltransferase, with product MARVIDLNTWKRKVHFDFFKDCDNPFFGITANVDVTQLHKQTKEKGYSYFLAVLYLSLKAANEIEEFRYRIRGEQVVVLDEVHAGSTILADDETFRFCYFPMTESFEAFHKAGKMSIEETKQTEGLELRDDSALHYSSIPWVSFTAFNHARRYNNDDCVPKIVFGKYFEENGKVKMPLSVEVHHSLADGLHVGKFFERFQQLLNEGV from the coding sequence ATGGCACGGGTAATTGACCTTAACACTTGGAAGCGGAAAGTGCATTTTGATTTTTTCAAAGACTGTGATAATCCATTTTTTGGCATTACAGCGAATGTGGATGTAACACAACTACACAAGCAGACGAAAGAAAAAGGCTATTCCTATTTTCTTGCTGTACTATACCTGTCTTTGAAAGCGGCTAATGAAATTGAAGAATTTCGCTACCGTATCAGAGGAGAACAAGTAGTCGTATTGGATGAAGTTCATGCCGGTTCCACCATTTTAGCTGATGATGAAACTTTTCGCTTCTGCTATTTTCCAATGACAGAAAGCTTTGAGGCGTTTCATAAGGCAGGTAAGATGAGTATTGAAGAAACCAAACAAACGGAAGGTCTAGAACTTCGGGACGATTCTGCCCTACACTACTCCTCTATTCCTTGGGTATCTTTCACGGCTTTTAACCATGCCCGCAGGTACAACAATGATGATTGTGTACCTAAAATTGTGTTTGGTAAATATTTTGAGGAAAATGGCAAAGTCAAGATGCCTTTATCTGTTGAAGTACACCACTCACTGGCTGATGGCTTACACGTAGGAAAGTTCTTTGAGCGTTTTCAACAATTACTGAACGAAGGAGTTTAA
- a CDS encoding type I restriction enzyme HsdR N-terminal domain-containing protein → MKRIAKATKDRIIYLNKKNNSVTYLLSGKTRSLNNPEEEVQLDTYLSLVYDYHYPAERISVCQPVKMGSATKEADIIVYADDACNAPYLIVECKKKGVSSNVFEGAVDQGFSYASATMAKFIWVTDGDNNAYYEVFPHAIGERDENILPDIPSHNSEQKVGYKFRKQFYRLFNAPLKMAPFLKYLFQKPLFTQTLAYSVLFVAFMVLFSKLSVMYFSEVYKVLRYFWENHGADFGWIYNTMAFVSSGLAMVVSSRLQLLPKSVRPKRSTLFWLTVLLFIPIWFVGAEYRSVWWNWQHYSDMNHKAWIYLEPMFFGLPLQMIVVAVILWLSQLRFGHTKTAQLPQKSSRKRKAKSA, encoded by the coding sequence ATGAAGAGAATAGCCAAAGCAACCAAGGACAGGATTATCTACCTTAACAAAAAAAACAACAGTGTAACCTACCTGCTTTCGGGAAAAACCCGATCACTAAACAATCCGGAGGAAGAAGTACAATTGGACACTTACCTTTCATTGGTATATGATTATCATTACCCTGCTGAAAGAATCAGTGTCTGCCAACCTGTCAAGATGGGGTCTGCTACTAAGGAAGCTGACATCATCGTTTATGCTGATGATGCTTGCAATGCCCCTTATCTAATTGTGGAGTGTAAAAAGAAAGGTGTTTCAAGTAATGTGTTTGAAGGGGCTGTTGACCAAGGCTTTTCTTATGCCAGTGCAACGATGGCTAAATTTATTTGGGTAACGGACGGCGATAATAATGCTTATTACGAGGTGTTTCCACACGCTATAGGTGAGCGCGATGAAAACATACTGCCTGATATCCCTTCCCACAACAGTGAGCAGAAAGTAGGATATAAGTTCAGAAAACAATTTTACAGATTGTTCAATGCGCCACTCAAGATGGCTCCTTTTCTAAAGTACTTATTTCAAAAACCGTTGTTTACGCAAACATTGGCTTACTCGGTACTGTTTGTCGCCTTTATGGTTCTCTTCAGCAAGCTGTCAGTTATGTACTTTTCGGAAGTATATAAGGTACTACGATACTTCTGGGAAAATCACGGAGCAGATTTCGGATGGATTTACAATACAATGGCATTTGTCTCTTCTGGTCTAGCTATGGTGGTTTCTTCAAGGCTACAATTGCTCCCCAAATCAGTAAGACCTAAACGCTCAACCCTTTTCTGGCTTACCGTTTTATTATTTATTCCAATCTGGTTTGTAGGGGCTGAGTACCGTTCCGTGTGGTGGAACTGGCAACACTATAGCGATATGAACCACAAGGCATGGATTTATCTTGAACCAATGTTCTTTGGTTTACCTCTCCAAATGATCGTGGTAGCTGTTATCCTTTGGCTCTCACAATTACGCTTCGGACATACCAAAACTGCTCAACTTCCACAGAAAAGTAGCCGAAAAAGAAAAGCAAAAAGTGCATAA
- the hemE gene encoding uroporphyrinogen decarboxylase, protein MKNDLILRAARGEKTERTPVWLMRQAGRILPEYRAVRSSVSGFIELCTTPELAAEVTIQPVDLLGVDAAIIFSDILVIPEAMGLPYEMVEKRGPLFPETIKTAADIDKVRVANPVEDLAYVTDAIKIVKKELDGSVPLIGFAGAPFTIFCYMVEGSGSKTFSKAKKMLYTAPELAHKLLQKITDSTILYLKEQIKAGADMIQIFDSWAGILSPAQYSAFATPYIKQICDAINEVPVTVFAKGAFFARKELAALNCNTIGLDWNMDAKESREIIGWDRTLQGNLDPCALYGSAKDVEQATKEMLDQFGPHKHIANLGHGVYPDIDPEKVKVFIETVKEYSTELASKA, encoded by the coding sequence ATGAAGAACGACCTTATACTCCGCGCCGCTAGAGGCGAAAAGACAGAACGCACGCCGGTATGGCTGATGCGTCAGGCAGGCAGAATCCTGCCCGAATACCGTGCTGTACGCAGTAGCGTAAGCGGTTTTATCGAGCTATGTACTACGCCGGAACTGGCAGCTGAGGTAACTATTCAGCCAGTGGATTTATTAGGTGTAGATGCAGCCATTATTTTCTCGGATATTTTGGTGATCCCTGAAGCAATGGGACTCCCATACGAAATGGTGGAGAAACGTGGACCGCTATTCCCTGAGACTATTAAAACTGCTGCTGATATTGATAAGGTAAGGGTTGCTAACCCAGTTGAAGACCTTGCTTACGTAACAGATGCAATCAAAATAGTCAAGAAAGAGTTAGACGGCAGCGTTCCACTGATTGGTTTTGCTGGAGCGCCTTTCACTATTTTCTGTTATATGGTAGAAGGCAGTGGTTCTAAAACTTTCTCTAAAGCCAAAAAGATGCTGTATACGGCACCTGAGTTGGCACACAAGCTGTTACAAAAAATCACAGACAGTACCATCCTTTACTTGAAAGAACAGATCAAGGCAGGTGCAGATATGATTCAAATTTTTGACTCATGGGCAGGTATTCTTTCTCCTGCTCAGTATTCAGCATTTGCTACTCCATATATCAAGCAGATTTGTGATGCCATCAATGAAGTACCTGTTACAGTATTTGCAAAAGGTGCCTTCTTCGCAAGAAAAGAGCTGGCAGCACTGAACTGTAATACCATTGGTCTAGACTGGAACATGGACGCCAAGGAATCTCGTGAAATCATTGGTTGGGATCGTACACTGCAAGGCAACCTTGATCCTTGTGCCCTTTACGGTTCTGCTAAGGATGTGGAACAAGCAACCAAAGAGATGCTGGACCAATTCGGCCCGCATAAGCATATTGCTAACCTTGGTCACGGTGTTTATCCTGATATTGATCCTGAGAAGGTGAAAGTCTTTATCGAGACGGTAAAAGAATATAGCACTGAGTTGGCTTCTAAAGCATAA